In Leishmania donovani BPK282A1 complete genome, chromosome 18, a genomic segment contains:
- a CDS encoding cholinephosphate cytidylyltransferase A, putative codes for MSHLLEHSFLFTTEERQLIYHANSDVNTRPVSFVTRIFYPIWIRISTHLLSDLVAPNAITLAGLLSSMQAYQLINTYYHFGDQQHGPHAVLCDVKSSLQAFGLRGAGQVPLAAEKTVVGEMASAYKAGPGAAAKTAKAMGAAAAAAATSAASGQILKPPETDYVDFFHTDRTVQTATVLAILLLVISITCGSLDGVHARRCRSATSLGDIFSRICSSMARVFMALTLLEVFQIEDVCTKWYFLLALQLIELNTVLGRINASNLKKDRVKNVAYVATYCFRESELSFLMVLLLIARWFYPTACRDILGVILAKAQVGYNTLVVATFVSIALLKMKKLYKGIILLCLAARVLPLFYLLPLSQYSLLSVIGDAMIVGLLSIEVYVSHLAQRRIHAAVFFLCLGSLLNDVLSVAGSIMYLIAMLVDLSYSLNVPLFTPVRNVFIDGVFDLCHAGHKKLMANALKFGNRLIVGVCGDEECASYKRPPIMTTEERINEVRLCKYVSEVIPNSPVTGITAEMIRYYNIHVVVCGEEYNTPTDTYYAVPRRMGILRTVPRTPGISTSVLISRIRAASDSSIKAKDRKSDVPTVKDGA; via the coding sequence ATGTCGCATCTGCTTGAGCACAGCTTCCTCTTTACCACAGAGGAGCGACAACTCATCTACCATGCCAACAGCGACGTCAACACCCGCCCCGTGAGCTTCGTCACTCGCATTTTTTACCCGATCTGGATTCGTATCAGCACGCATCTGCTCAGCGATCTCGTGGCGCCGAACGCCATCACATTGGCAGGGCTTCTTAGCAGCATGCAGGCGTACCAGCTCATTAACACATACTACCATTTTGGCGATCAGCAGCACGGCCCGCACGCGGTGCTGTGCGACGTGAAGTCGTCGTTGCAGGCGTTTGGACTCCGTGGCGCCGGCCAGGTACCCCTCGCAGCTGAGAAGACTGTCGTGGGAGAGATGGCCTCTGCCTACAAAGCCGGgccaggcgctgcggccAAGACGGCCAAGGCCAtgggtgccgccgctgccgccgctgccacaaGTGCTGCGAGCGGTCAAATCTTAAAGCCTCCAGAGACCGACTATGTGGACTTTTTCCATACTGACCGCACGGTGCAGACGGCCACGGTTCTGGCAATTCTTCTCCTGGTCATCTCTATCACGTGCGGCTCTTTGGacggcgtgcacgcgcggcgctgtcgcagcgccaccagccTGGGCGACATCTTCTCCCGCATCTGCTCCTCCATGGCGCGCGTCTTTATGGCGCTaacgctgctggaggtgtTTCAAATCGAGGACGTGTGCACGAAGTGGTACTTCCTGCTCGCCCTGCAGCTGATTGAGCTGAATACGGTGCTTGGCCGCATCAACGCGTCGAACTTGAAGAAGGACCGCGTGAAGAATGTGGCGTACGTTGCGACGTACTGCTTCCGTGAATCGGAGTTGTCGTTCCTCATGGTGTTGCTCCTCATCGCCCGTTGGTTCTACCCTACCGCGTGCCGCGACATCCTCGGCGTCATCTTGGCGAAGGCGCAGGTGGGCTACAACaccctcgtcgtcgccacctTTGTGAGCATTGCGCTTCTCAAGATGAAGAAGCTGTACAAGGGGATTATTTtgctctgcctcgccgcccgtgtgctgccgctcttctACCTCTTGCCGCTAAGCCAGTACAGCTTGCTGAGCGTCATTGGCGATGCCATGATTGTAGGACTGCTGTCCATCGAGGTGTACGTCAGCCACCTCGCCCAGCGCCGCATCCACGCCGCAgtttttttcctttgcctCGGCTCGCTGCTGAACGACGTGCTCTCTGTGGCCGGGTCTATAATGTACTTGATTGCCATGCTGGTGGACTTGTCGTACTCGCTGAACGTACCGCTTTTCACGCCTGTGCGTAACGTGTTCATCGACGGTGTCTTCGACCTCTGCCACGCCGGACACAAGAAGCTGATGGCTAATGCTCTCAAGTTCGGCAACCGTCTCATCGTTGGCGTctgcggcgacgaggagtGCGCCTCATACAAACGTCCGCCGATCATGACCACCGAAGAGCGTATCAATGAGGTGCGCCTGTGCAAGTACGTCTCAGAAGTGATTCCCAACTCACCAGTGACGGGCATCACGGCGGAGATGATCCGGTACTACAATATACACGTAGTTGTCTGTGGCGAGGAGTACAACACTCCGACAGACACGTACTACGCGGTACCGCGCCGCATGGGCATCCTGCGCACAGTGCCAAGAACTCCCGGCATCTCCACCAGCGTTCTCATCTCGCGCATCCGTGCCGCCAGTGACAGCTCTATAAAGGCAAAGGACAGGAAGAGTGACGTGCCAACGGTGAAGGACGGGGCATAA